GGGATGAGCTTTCGCCGCCGCGACTATCCGGAAGTCCTTGAAACCATGCTCACCGGGCTGGCGGGTGGCACCTCGGCCGAGGCGCACCCGTTCCCGCCGCCCGGTGACGGCATCCGCACGCTGCTCGAGGCCCCGCCCGCGCGGCGGCTGGTTTCCGTGCACGGCGCGCGCAACGGGCTGTCGCACCGGTTCCGCGCCGGTACCGACGTGGAACTGTCCGCCGACGGCACCGCGCTGATCTGGAAGGACGCGGGCGACAAGCCGGATGCCGGAACCCTGTTCGAGGTCAATTACCTGCGCCGCGATACCGCCGTGCAACTGACCGATTTCGAGGTCGGCAGCGTCACCCGGACGCTGGTCGAATCCATCGCCCGCGAAACCGCCCGCGTTCATGCCGAGATGGAAGGCGTCTATCGTGCCGGGTTTCTCGATACCGCGACCGGGCGGGCGCTGGACAACGTGGTGGCGCTGCTGGGCGTGACCCGCGTGCCCGGCGGGCGGGCGCGGACCGAATTGCGGTTCCAGCGCGATGCGGGCGCGACCGGGGCGATCACCATCCCCCAGGGCACCCGCGTGATCGACGCCGACGTGACCGTCGAATACGAAACCGTCGAACCCGTGACCATGACCCCCGCACAGCGCCGCGTGTCGGTCGAGGCGCGCGATGTCGAGCCGGGCAACTCTCCTGTCGGCGCGGATGTGCTGATCGTGCTGCCGGTGCCGATCGCGGGTGTCGCGTCGGTCACCAACCCGGCCCCGGCGGCCCGCGGCGGCGCGCCGGAAACGGATACCGAGCTGCGCGCCCGTGCCCGCGCCTTTCTGCAGGGCTCCGAACGGGGCACGCTGGGCGCGTTGCGCGCGGCGCTGGCGCGGCAGGGACTGCAAGGCGAGATCGAGGAACCCGCGGACCGGCCCGGCGTGGTGGTGGTGCGCCCGGTGGCCGAGGCGATGTCGCCGGAACGCCATGCCCAGCTGGCCCGCGCCCTTGACGAGGCCCGCCCCGCCGGTATCGTGCTGGAACTGGCCGGGACCGAGGTGCCGGTGGGTGTCGATCTGTCCCTGCAGGTGACCACCCGCGCCGGGCTGGCCGAACCGGACCGCCGCGCCGCCCACGAGGCGGTGCGCGGCGCCGTCGCCGATTACTTTGCCGCCCTGCCGGTCAAGGACAATGCCAGCATCAACCGGATCGTCGGTGCCGTTCTGGCGGTCGAGGGCGTCGAGGACATCTCGCTGCTGTCGGCCGACCTGCTGTTGTCATCGGGGGCCGAGAACCGGCTCGATGCCGCCGGCGGCGTGATCGACCTGGCCGGGGTCGCGACCGCCCTGTCGGACGTGTCGATCTCGGACCCGCTGCTGCCGACACGGATGGATTTCGCCGTGTCCTTCTCCGCCGCCGAGCCTGCGCCCGACGCCAACCAGATCACCGCCGCGCTGGATGTGGCGGTGTCCCATCTCACCGACCGCGCGGCAGCCGGCGGAACCGAGGCGGAACGGTCCCTGTCCTTCGGCAAGCTGCTGCATGTCCTGCCCGCGCCGCTGGGCGACGGCGCGACGCTTGCCGCGTTCGATGCGGCATCGCCGCAGCCCGCGCTGCCGACCGATGCCGGCGCCTATGCGGTCAGCCTGTTCCTGCAACAGGCCAACGGCCTGACCCGCGTGCTGTCCGCCGATGGCGATACCTACCTGCTGGACGCGGGCGAACGGCTGACCCTGGGTGCGGTGTCGGTCGAGGCGGAGGACTGAGCCGTGGCCGCAGAAGACGCCATCCGCGACCTGCTGCCGACGCTCTGGCGCCCCGAACCCGGCGCCGAGGGGCTGCTGCCCAACCTGATCCGGGTCACCGGCGCAGGCCTCAGCCGCGCCCGGATCGACGCGGGCAACACGATGCAGGCGCATTGGTCGCGCTTCGGCGACTACGCGCCGATCTCGCCCTTCGTCGCCGCCTTTCGCAAGGAAGCCGGGCTGCCGGTGCTGCTTCCTGCCGATGCCGAGGTCGAGGCGCATCCCTATCTGGACGATCTCGCCCGGCTGGCGGGGTTGCTGGCGCTGGTTCCCTACACCGACCCTGCCGCCGCGCGCGAAACGGTGGAACAGTTCCGCCGCCGCGTGCTGGGCACGGTGGCGCTCTGGCGCGGCGGTGTCTCGACCCCGGCCGCGCTGCGGCAGGCCGCGCGTCTGGCGCTGTCGGGCACGCCCGAACGCGCGGTCAGCGTCGAGGAGTTCGCCCCCGGCGCGACCCTGTCGCAGACCGCGGCGACGCGGGGCAGCCCCGGGGGGCTGGTCGGGCCGCTGATGCGCTGGAGGATCGACGCCAGCACATTGGCGCCGGTCCCGCCCGAGATATTCATCGAGGGCGCGACCCCCGAACCCGGCCGCATCGACATCGCCGATCACCCGGTGATCGAACGGTTCGATCCGGCCACCGGAACCGGGATCGGCATCCTCTATAACGGGGTGGTGGAACCGGGCCAGGTGCTGGCCCTGCGCCCCACCTATTCCAGCTGGCTCGGCGGTGAAACCGGGCTGCGCAGGGCCATGTCGCTGCCCGACGATATGCCCGACGACATACCCGCCAATCCCACCGCCCTCGGCCCGTGGGCCGCGGCGGCGGGCGCACCGGCGGGCCATGTCGCGGCGCTGGCCACCGGGCCGGATGGCGCGCTCTGGGCCGCCGTGAACGATGCCGGTGACGGGCAGCTCTGGCAATTGACCGCCAGCGGCTGGACCCAGGCGTTTTCCGGCCTGCCGGTGCTGCGCTGCCTGCTGGCGGACGGGATCACGTTGCTGCTGGGGCATGGCAACGGGCTCGCTCGGCTTACGGTATTCGGCAGCCCGCCCACCCTGGCCCCCGATCCGGCCACCGCGACCGGGGCGGCGGTCCATGCGCTGGCCCGCGCGGGCGACGGCACGATCTGGGCGGCCACCGCGACCGGCGCGGCGACGATCGGCCCCGGCGATACGCTCGTCGCGGTCGGACCGGGCGCGCGCGCGGAAACCGAAACCGCGCTGGCGGCGGTGCTGGCCGAGCCGGACGGGATCGTGACCCTTGGCGGCGCGGCGGGGCTGTTCCGCTTCGATGCAAGGGCCGGAACCTGGCATGTCTATCGCGGCGACAGCCTGGACGAAACCGTGCCGGATTGGCTGCCCTGGGACGCGGCGAGCGATGCGCTGCCCGCCGACGAAGACGTGTTCCTGCCGCCGGTCACCGCATTGCTGCGCGGACCGGACACGCTGCTGTGGATCGGCACCGAATACGGGCTGGCCGCCTGGGGGGCGCATCGCATCCGCAACACCTATGCCACGCGGCTGCGCGCCTTTCCTGCGCTCGGCACCGGGACGATCCATGCGCTGGCGCAGGACGAACGCGGGCGGATCTGGGCCGGGACGGATCGCGGCCTGCTGGTCCATGACGGGGTCGACTGGTTCGAGGCAGACACCGCGCTCACCCGCCTGCCCCGGCCCGCGCCCGAAGACCCTGGCAGCGGCTGGCGGTTCGACCGGACCGGCGGCGCGTGGCAGTTCGCCGGCGCGACCGGGACCGGCTTTGCCGCGCAGTCGCCCGCCGTCATCACCGCCGACAACGCCGCGGTGACGGCGCTGCACTGGACCGATGGCGCCGAAGCGCGGCTGGGCACGCTGACCGGGGACGGCTTTGCCGTGGACGGCGGCGCCACGCCGGCGGCGCTGCGGCTGCGGGTCAAACCCTCGCCCGACCGGATCGCCGAAGGCGGCCTGCCCGCGATCCCGCGCCTCGCTCCGGGTATGACCCACTGGCGCTACCTGCGCGAGGAAGAACCGGCGCCACCCGCGCCCAGTTCGTTTCCCGCCTGGACCCGCGAAGGCCGGTTGCTCACCCCGCCCGCCGAACGCACCGCCCCCTGGGAAGGCCGCTACCTGTCCAGCAAGGAACGCGCGATGCTGGACCAGGTCTTTGCCTTCAACCCGGCGGCGCGCGTCACCTTCCGGTGGCAACCGCGCGCGCCGTTTTCGATCACCGTCAGGCTGGACCGGCCTGACCCCGCCGAAACCCTGCCCGGCGCCGTTCTGGACCGGGTGTTCGAGGCTGCCGACCGCGTGCGCCCCGCCGCGGCGCAGCTGCGGCTGGCATTCGGCGATCCCGTCGTGAGAGGAGACTGACATGGCTGAACTAGCTGATGAATTCGGAGGCAAGGTCGATGGCGAACTGATCCGTGCCGCCGATTGGAACGGCCTGATCGCCGCCATCGAGACCCGGTTCGACAGCCTGCGATCGGACCTGTCGGACGCCCGGGCGCGGATCGACGCCAACGCCGCCGACCTGCAGGCGGCGCAGGGCCAGATCGAGGACCTGCAGGATCTCGCGACGCTGGTTCGCACCCGGTACCGGCAGTTGCAGCTGTCCACCACGCGCAGCCGCTTTGCCATCGGCGAACGCGCCGAGATCGTCGCCCGCGTCACCGATTTCGACGGCAACCCGCTGGACCTGTCGAACCCCAACAGGCGGCCCTGGGTCGATTTCGTGACCGTGTGGGGCAGCCTCAAGGCCGCGCCCGGTTTCACCTCGCGCGCCGGCACCGGCGGCAAGACCGTGGCGGTCCGGGTGAACGCCGATGGTGAAGCCCGCGCGATGCTGCGCGAGGAAACCGGCGTGTCCTTCGACGAGGAGGAAGAACTGGAAATCTCGGCGGTGCTGGCCACCACCATATCCGGGAACAGCGTGGCCGACGCCTTCCTTGCGGCCTCGACTCCGG
This is a stretch of genomic DNA from Pukyongiella litopenaei. It encodes these proteins:
- a CDS encoding baseplate J/gp47 family protein codes for the protein MSFRRRDYPEVLETMLTGLAGGTSAEAHPFPPPGDGIRTLLEAPPARRLVSVHGARNGLSHRFRAGTDVELSADGTALIWKDAGDKPDAGTLFEVNYLRRDTAVQLTDFEVGSVTRTLVESIARETARVHAEMEGVYRAGFLDTATGRALDNVVALLGVTRVPGGRARTELRFQRDAGATGAITIPQGTRVIDADVTVEYETVEPVTMTPAQRRVSVEARDVEPGNSPVGADVLIVLPVPIAGVASVTNPAPAARGGAPETDTELRARARAFLQGSERGTLGALRAALARQGLQGEIEEPADRPGVVVVRPVAEAMSPERHAQLARALDEARPAGIVLELAGTEVPVGVDLSLQVTTRAGLAEPDRRAAHEAVRGAVADYFAALPVKDNASINRIVGAVLAVEGVEDISLLSADLLLSSGAENRLDAAGGVIDLAGVATALSDVSISDPLLPTRMDFAVSFSAAEPAPDANQITAALDVAVSHLTDRAAAGGTEAERSLSFGKLLHVLPAPLGDGATLAAFDAASPQPALPTDAGAYAVSLFLQQANGLTRVLSADGDTYLLDAGERLTLGAVSVEAED
- a CDS encoding two-component regulator propeller domain-containing protein codes for the protein MAAEDAIRDLLPTLWRPEPGAEGLLPNLIRVTGAGLSRARIDAGNTMQAHWSRFGDYAPISPFVAAFRKEAGLPVLLPADAEVEAHPYLDDLARLAGLLALVPYTDPAAARETVEQFRRRVLGTVALWRGGVSTPAALRQAARLALSGTPERAVSVEEFAPGATLSQTAATRGSPGGLVGPLMRWRIDASTLAPVPPEIFIEGATPEPGRIDIADHPVIERFDPATGTGIGILYNGVVEPGQVLALRPTYSSWLGGETGLRRAMSLPDDMPDDIPANPTALGPWAAAAGAPAGHVAALATGPDGALWAAVNDAGDGQLWQLTASGWTQAFSGLPVLRCLLADGITLLLGHGNGLARLTVFGSPPTLAPDPATATGAAVHALARAGDGTIWAATATGAATIGPGDTLVAVGPGARAETETALAAVLAEPDGIVTLGGAAGLFRFDARAGTWHVYRGDSLDETVPDWLPWDAASDALPADEDVFLPPVTALLRGPDTLLWIGTEYGLAAWGAHRIRNTYATRLRAFPALGTGTIHALAQDERGRIWAGTDRGLLVHDGVDWFEADTALTRLPRPAPEDPGSGWRFDRTGGAWQFAGATGTGFAAQSPAVITADNAAVTALHWTDGAEARLGTLTGDGFAVDGGATPAALRLRVKPSPDRIAEGGLPAIPRLAPGMTHWRYLREEEPAPPAPSSFPAWTREGRLLTPPAERTAPWEGRYLSSKERAMLDQVFAFNPAARVTFRWQPRAPFSITVRLDRPDPAETLPGAVLDRVFEAADRVRPAAAQLRLAFGDPVVRGD